AAAAAGTTTGATTTTAAGCTGGAGCTTACCCACTTTGATTACGGCTGTGACCGCTATCTTGCCACTGGCGAGGTGCTGCCTGAAAATGCGGTGGCGGAGCTTTCCAAGCACGACGCCATCTTCCTGGGTGCCATTGGTCATCCCGATGTCAAGCCCGGCATCCTGGAGAAGGGGATCCTGCTGGCCCTGCGTTTTGCCTTGGACCAGTATGTCAACCTGCGGCCGGTGATCCTTTATCCCAATGTGGAAACCCCATTGAAGGACAAGAACCCTGCGGACATCGATTTCGTGGTGGTGCGCGAGAACACCGAAGGGCTCTACGTTGGCGCTGGTGGCGTTTTGAAAAAGGGCACCCCGGACGAGGTGGCGGTGCAGGAATCCATCAACACCCGCAAAGGCGTCGAGCGTTGCATCCGCTTTGCCTTTGAGGTCGCCCGCAAGCGTAACAAGCGCAAGAAGGTGACCTTGTGCGGCAAGACCAACGTCCTGACCTTTGCCTTTGATCTCTGGGAGCGCGCCTTTTATGAGGTGGCCAAGGAATACCCGGATATCGCCACCGACTATGCCCACGTTGACGCTACCTGCATGTGGATGGTGAAGAATCCGGAGTGGTTCGACGTTATCGTC
The bacterium genome window above contains:
- a CDS encoding 3-isopropylmalate dehydrogenase, producing the protein KKFDFKLELTHFDYGCDRYLATGEVLPENAVAELSKHDAIFLGAIGHPDVKPGILEKGILLALRFALDQYVNLRPVILYPNVETPLKDKNPADIDFVVVRENTEGLYVGAGGVLKKGTPDEVAVQESINTRKGVERCIRFAFEVARKRNKRKKVTLCGKTNVLTFAFDLWERAFYEVAKEYPDIATDYAHVDATCMWMVKNPEWFDVIVTDNMFGDIITDLGAMIQGGMGIAAGGNINPEGVSMFEPIGGSAPKYTGKNVINPLAAIGAGQMMLDYLGETEAAQAIELAIRKVVAEKMKSMSAGKMGYGTKEIGDLVAAAV